TCGCCGAGCACCGAGACGAACCCGTGCTCGAGGCGGTTCGGGGTGCGCTCCCAGTCGACGTCGATGCCGTTCGGCGTCGCCCGCATCGTGCACGGCATGGCGCCGCGCGCACAGGCGTCGGCGAGCACGCGCTCGACCGCGTCCGGGGACGCGTCGGGCGCCGCCAGCGCGGCAGCGGTGTCGGACAGGATCTCGATCAGGCGGACGTCCTGCATCCAGACACCTATCGGGCGGCGCGGCCCGTGGCTTGAGGCAGAGCGGCGCTCATGCGGCGGGCCGCGGCGCCAGCACCTTCGGGAACGTGGCCGGGTCGGTGCGCGGCTCGACCTCGTACTCGACCACGAAGTAGCCGCGCCGGTACCACTCCGGCGACTGCTCCAGCACGCGCAGGAACGCGGCGACCGGCCCGGCCTCGTACTGCGTGCCCTTGCCGAGCACGAGCTGCTCGATCGCCGCCGCGGGCGTCATCGCCCGCCGGTACGGACGGTCGGACGTCATCGCGTTGTAGGAGTCGGCCACGGCGATCACCCGGGCCAGCAGCGGGATGTCCTCGCCGCGCAGGTTGTCGGGATAGCCGCGGCCGTCCCAGCGCTCGTGGTGGCTCCGCACCACCTCGGCCATGTCGGAGTACCCGGGCACCTCGAGCAGGATGGCCTCGCCGATCGCCGAATGGCGGCGCATCTCGTCCCACTCGCCGTCGTCGAGCGCGGCCTGCTTCTCGAGCACCTCCGCGCGCACCCCGATCTTGCCGATGTCGTGCACGAGCCCGCACAGGTGGATGCGCGCCACCTCCTCGCGGGAGAGGCCCAGCTCGCGGGCGATGTCGCGCGAGTACTCGGCGACGGCCTTCGAGTGACCGGCCGTATAGGCGTCGCGGCCGTCGATGGCCTTCACGAGCGCCTCGGCGAAGCTCATGTTGATGCGGCGCAGGTGGCTGTTCGCGGCCTCGAGCTCGGCATTCGTCTGCTCCAGGGCGGCGATCAGCTGCTCCTTGGGCGCGTGCATGCCGAACGCCAGGTGGCTGGCGGCCACCGGGATGACGAAGAAGGCCAGCACCCACACCCCGCTCGCCAGGTACGCGTGCGCGAACAGGCAGGCCACGGGCGCGCAGACGGCGACGCAGACGAGGTCGTGCACCCGCGCCAGCCGCCACAGATCGACCGGCGACGTGCGGTGCCGCAGCCAGAGCGTGATCGCGGTGACGAGGAACTCCACGACGGTGGCGGGGATCGCCGCGGCCATGGCCGCCGCGAACAGGTGCCCCACTCCGGCCCCGCCGTCGACGGCCATGACCGCCGCGGCGCCGAGTCCCGCGCACGCGCCCGCGAGCGCGCGGCCGAGGCTGAAGATGACGAAGCGCTCGAGCGGGCCGCGCCGGTCGGACAGCATCGACGCGAGGCCCACCACGGCGGCGGCGGCCGGCCCGAAGAGCACTGCCGCCATGACCAGGGGGATCAGCGACCCGGACAGCTCCACGTTCGTCGAGATCCGGATGGTCCGCGACTCCGCCACGTAGCCGACGACGCCCAGCAGGGCGACGACGTCCCACCGCCCGACGCCGCCGACGAGCGCCGCCGGGACGGCGATCGCAAGGGCCGTGAGGGTGAGGGTCGCGGCGTACGCGCGGATGGCGCCGCCGCGTTCAGGCTGGGGGATTGTCTCGCTCATACGAGTTATTTGACATCCCGTGACAGAGGGTCTAAGCTCTCCCTCGTTCGGGGTACTGGATCAGCGAAGGGGGATTGAAATGCCGATCAAGGGTTGGTAAATCACACGGGTTCCAAACGGCTTATCGACAGATTCGCCAGGTTTGGTTAGCACCAGGTTCTCGCCGCGCCCCTGTAGGACGGATGTTCGCCACCGTCGTCCAGGGGCGCGTCGCAGTTAACGGCCCGCGCCGTGCCTGACAACGTTTGTGCATTCGCCGGATCGACCGCCTCTGCCCCGCACGCGCGCTCAAGCCCGGGCACGAGGCCGCCGATACAGGTTCTGGACTCGGGCGGCGTCCCGCCGAGCGCCCTGCCGTAGGCCGATCCCGGCCGACGGTCCGATCCTCCAACCGCGAAGAGGTATGTGCCAGATGAGCGACGGCCAGACGCCCGGCAATGCAGAGACCCCCAGCGGCCTCCGGCGCGCGATGGAGGACCGGCTGACGTCGCTCCGCCAGGCCGAGGAGCGGCTCCAGCGCGAGCAGTCGGCGCTGCAGGAGCAGGCCAAGGTCGTGTTCGCCGAGCGCGAGGCCCGCCTGGCCCGGCGCGAGCGCGAGCTGTCCAAGCGCGAGGCCGCGCTGGCGGTCAGCGAGGGCATCGCCGCGTCGCAGACGGGCGGCGGCAGCGACGCCGAGCGCGCCCACCTCGAGGAGATGGAGGCGGATCTCGTCCGGCGCGCCGCCGAGTTGGACGCCCGCGCGCAGGAGATCGCCGCGCGCGAGACTGCGCCGGCCGAGTCGGGCGCCGCGGGCGGGGTCGACATCGACGCCGCCGTGGCCGCGAAGGTCTCGGAGATCCAGGACGAGCTCGCCGCCGCCCAGCAGCGGCTGGAGCAGGAGCAGGCGGTCCGCGAGGGCGTCGAGCGCGAGCGCGACGGGCTCGTCGAGCAGCTGCGCGAGCGCGGCGCGGTCGGCTCGGCCGAGCTGGCCGAGCAGGAGGCGCGCCTGAACGCCCGCGAGGCCGACCTCGCCGACCGCGAGCACCGCGCGAAGAAGGTCGAGAAGGTGCTTTCCCAGAAGGAGCTCTCGGTCGACGCGGTGCGCGCGGACATGATGCAGCGGTCCGAGGCCCTCGAAGCCAGCGAGAAGGGCGTCGAGGAGGCTCTCGCCGCCGTTGAGGAGCGCGAGCAGCAGGCGGCCGCGGTGGCCGCCGAGGCAGCCGCCGGTCTCGAGTCGATCGCCGCCCGAGAGTCCGATCTGGCCCGCGCGCTCGACGTGCTTGCGACCGACCAGGCCTCCCTCCGCGAGGAGGCCGCGGCCGTCGAGGAGCGCGCGAACCTGATCGAGGAGACCCAGGATCGCGTCTCCGCCATCCACGCCGAGGCCGAGCGCCGGGCCACCGAGGTCGACGAGCGCTTCGCCGCTCTGAGCGAGCGCGAGCAGGCCCTCTCCGAGGTCGATGCCAAGCTGGTCGAGGTCGAGCAGGCCTCCGCGGCCGTCGCGGCCGCCCAGGAGGACGTCGCCGCCCGCGAGGCGGCGCTGGCGGAGCAGGCGAAGGATCTGGAGACGCGCGAGTCCGAGCTGGCCGAGATCGCAGAGCAGCGCAAGCTGGC
Above is a genomic segment from Gaiellales bacterium containing:
- a CDS encoding HD-GYP domain-containing protein; the encoded protein is MSETIPQPERGGAIRAYAATLTLTALAIAVPAALVGGVGRWDVVALLGVVGYVAESRTIRISTNVELSGSLIPLVMAAVLFGPAAAAVVGLASMLSDRRGPLERFVIFSLGRALAGACAGLGAAAVMAVDGGAGVGHLFAAAMAAAIPATVVEFLVTAITLWLRHRTSPVDLWRLARVHDLVCVAVCAPVACLFAHAYLASGVWVLAFFVIPVAASHLAFGMHAPKEQLIAALEQTNAELEAANSHLRRINMSFAEALVKAIDGRDAYTAGHSKAVAEYSRDIARELGLSREEVARIHLCGLVHDIGKIGVRAEVLEKQAALDDGEWDEMRRHSAIGEAILLEVPGYSDMAEVVRSHHERWDGRGYPDNLRGEDIPLLARVIAVADSYNAMTSDRPYRRAMTPAAAIEQLVLGKGTQYEAGPVAAFLRVLEQSPEWYRRGYFVVEYEVEPRTDPATFPKVLAPRPAA